In Vicia villosa cultivar HV-30 ecotype Madison, WI linkage group LG7, Vvil1.0, whole genome shotgun sequence, the DNA window AAGAGTaatagaaagagaaagaaaaatagaaaagtgaataACAACAAAATTGAGCAACTATATCTTAACAACTTAGAAGTCAAAGTTAAGGCAAATGAAATgaacatttaaaaaatattttggggGATGTCAAAGAACCATAATAACTCAGATGAAATGGCAAGAAGCTGGATTTGGAAGAAGGAAATGGTGTTGTAGTTGGAGCTTGAGAAGCTGATGGGAGAGATGTTGAACGAAATAGAAGAGGGGGAGAAGTAATATATGTTGGAGTAAGCCCTAATAGCCAATCATTATTGGCTTAATATGTTATTGTATCATGACATTGTATATATTGTTTGTTAATATGTATACTTATTAGGCATTATATTTATCATGTTATTTGTATATGACATAATAAAGTCCTTAAAATGATTAGTCTATTACTGACCTATTAAATGTGACTTAATCGTGAGACCTCATTAAACGTAATGACGTTATTCTTAAAGTATTCTTAGTCAAACTTTATTGTCAAATAGGACAACAATAATGCATAGAGACTATTATGTGAGTAGATCACTAATGACCGTATCTCACGGCTCATGGATATGAGATATCAAGTCTTCACATAGGtataaatattaggagtaatatttatactggattgacccaccatgagaatactacatagtTTGTCAtgtaagtgtcataagttattctcatagtgATAGTGGTACATACCACCCTTCGACCTGAAACCTCTATGAACCCTAAATGTGGAGTCAAGTACTTTATTGCCAATCATACGTTGTGCATAACAGGAtaaccataaagatggttgataGGTACTTTACAAATCATGACGAGAGACACAAGTACGCTATATGAGATTTGCCCATCCTACATATACGGGAGTAATATATCTGTGACCACCTTGATAGAGTATGACTGAAAAATGCATGGTCGTGCTCAAATAAGTCGATATCAGATATTGGGCttatttgttgttatcaagtatactcggggatcaagaaataaaatattgGACTATACAAGGGTGACACACTatatgccttgtgttcaatatagatataAGGGCAAAAGGGTAATCATACACATGATCATTATCATAGAAAAGTTATGTCAAATCACAGGACATTCTCGTCACTTGGGTAGCAATGATGTGATGCTAGATACCGCTCActgtttataatattaaatatattaaatattattgtcAATGTTACGAGAACCTAAAAGGTCATACGCATAGGGTGCTTATAGTGAAATAgatgattaaattaaatatgatttgatataattatgtgttcatagtatttaaattattcaatatattaacacatataatttaattaagtataatttaattaaataaatgggAATTGACAtgtgattaaattaaatatgatttaatttaattaatatttattttatttaattaaaatagttttgattaaatataaataatatttatttaattaaataatttaattaacttagaTTGGACTTATTtttggaaaagtccaaaataaggGCATTATGGTTTTGAAAGCTCTCTATAAATAGAGTAGCTCTTTCTCCTACTAAAGTTAATTGTCAATTTTCTCAGAGCAAGAACGGCTAGCACCACCTTCCATTTTGCATTTGCGTGGACTACGTAGAGACGCTGGTATCTTCCGCCGTTCGTGATCAAAAAATAAAGCATGTTTCAAGAGGTAATTCTTGAATTCTTATTTGGTTTGTGATTAATAGTTTAATTAAGATCCGTTCATCCGATTAGATCCGTTCATCTAGTGGCGGAACCAGGCTATAAAGTTTGAGGTAGCCACCAAATTaaactataatttataaataaaatattcatataCCATAACGTATATAAAATATCTAAATTGTAATAAACACAAAGTTAAACATGAAATAGTTAAAGAGTTACATAAAAACACCTTAAAGTAATGCTCTATGATTTTTGAGTAGTTTGAAATCATCAATAATAGTCTTAGAGTCAATACTTGCAGCaatttctctttcaattttttagtAGCTTGAAATCATCAATAATAGTCTCAGAATCAACAATACTCTAAATTTACAATACAATATTGCACAACTTATTAAGTTagtaataaaacaaatcaaatcaatatGAGTTTATCACAAATCATAAGACACACCTAgatgataaatttattttttttcaaaaacataacaaacaaataaattaatcTTACTCAATCAAGTGGTAGCAAGTTGTTAGATGAAGAAGAGCTATTATTGAAGCAAATAGTGGAATGAAAAAAGGTAGGTGGTGGTTGGATGAGTTCACCGTAAAAAAACTTGAAAAAGGAGAGTATTTTGATTGTTGGGAAAATATTAGGGTTGTTGGTAAGTAAAGAGTAAAAGGATTTGATGGCAAAgttgttaatatttattttaaataggggTAGTTTAGTATTTtcacattataaaaaaaattataaaaaaaagctTGGGGTGGTCGGGGCACCCCCTAGTCCCAACTATGTTCGCTTGGGGTGGTCGTGGCACCCAACTTGAAAAAGGCTATTAGTGTAAATTAATAAGGAATTAAAGGGTAATATGAGGTGTTAATGGGCATGTTCCattattagttaggtagttgataaaTAGTTAATATCATTACTataaatagggttaaatatgtttttcgtccatataaatatctaaaattacattgtccctataaaaaaatgacatattttagtccatACAAAATGTTTATGAATTCAGTTTTAGTccctgctattttctaaaattttaaaaattgtttaattacccttaaacttttaaattcttaaataattttttcctacgtgtttagaatactataaaatgtttatttaccaaattatagaattttttaaaaatgagaagaattaaatttaattttttaaaattacaaaagataatgataaaattaataaaaaaacgaAGTACACGAAATGAAGAGTGGAACGCGCGGGAAACGAGGACGAGGGAGGCCGCCAAAAGCGGCGCCACCGTCACCAGTGAGCCAACCAACACCACTCTCATCGGAGAACAAACAATCAACTTCGGAGATGGAGAATCCAGATTTTCTATCATCTGATACTTCACGAACTAGGAAGGAGGAGGAACAAGAAACGGTTCTTGTTGAGGATAAGGATGAAGACTCGGAAACCCTAATTGAAGGAAAATCAAAGAAGGCACCACAAACGGAACCAAAGAAGATTGAAGAACGTAAACTGTGGGTTGATGTGCTTGCGGAGAATCGCAATCTAGCAAAAGGCCTCTCGATGCAATATGTAGCGCCAACTGTGACAAGCGAAGGAATTGAAAtcgagattgaagaagatgacatTGCATCTGAAGTGCAATACTGGGAAACAACGTTAATCTTGTACGCGATGGGGGAGGAATTAAGCATGAACATGGTGAAAAACTTCATGGAGAAGACTTGGAGCTTTGTCAAGCTTCCTGATATGTTTTACCATGATGAAGGTTACTTCATtcttcagttcaaatctcacgaGGACATGGATGCGGTACTGATGCGAGGACCTTACACACTTAGAAACATCTCTCTGATGCTGAGGGAATGGAAGGCTGACTTTAACCTAAAGAGGGATATGCTGAGAACTCTCCCACTGTGGGTAAAACTCCCAAAATTGCCTCTACATCTATGGGGAGCGAAGAGTTTGAGTAAGATTGGTAGTGCAATAGGAGTCCCTCTCGTCACTGACGAATGTACAACCACTAAATTGAGGGTATCTTATGCTCGACTCTTGATTGAAGTTGACATCACCAAGGAGATGGTGAAAGAGATTGCAATTAAGGATTGTGAAGGGGGAAACTGATGCAACCGGTTGAATACGAATGGAAACCTCTCTATTGTGAGAGATGCCAATGAATAGGACACAAGTGCAAAGATTATGTGAAGAAGCAGTGGAAACCTCGAACCAAACCCCCTGATACAACTGTCAGCATTCCTGCTCCAACCCCTAATGTTGCAGTAAAACATAGGACACGAGAGGAAGAATCAGAAATTGCAAGGCAACCTGAGGAAAATGCTTGGATAACTGTGAGCTCTTCAACCAAAGAAAGAGGTAAAAAAATTCTATCTGAAAATAGTCCTGATATTAGTTGTATGAATGGATTTGAGGCACTGGAGGTTTTGAatgacctaacagtgaccttggaTAGGGGACCATGCTAGCTTCATGGAATGTTAGGGGACTTAACAAATCAGGCAAGCTCAAAAAGATTAGTTCCCGTCTCAATTCTATTAAGCCTGATATATTGATCTTAATTGAAACTAGAGTAAAGTCTACTAAAGCTAGCAAGATTAGAGGAAAGCTCAACCTTTATGACAAGTACCTGGACAACTATCATTATCATGATAATGGTAGAATCTGGATCACTTGGAATGATAGAAAATTTGATGTGCAATATGTCCATAGCTCTGACCAGTACATTCATTGTAGAGTCTTTGACATGAAGGGTGACTTATATTCTGGCTGACTTCAATATATGGTAACAATCATATTGAGCAAAGGAAGAGATTATGGAAGGATACCACTAATATGACTCCTAGTTCTCCAGAACCTTGGTGCTTAGTAGGGGATTATAACAATGTTACTAGTGCCCAAGATAGGATTGGAGGTAGAATGGTCATGGAATCTGAATATAGTGATCTACAGGACATGATGTTGCAAGCAGGGCTCAGTGAGATGGATAGTTGTGGAGACTACTTCACATGGTGTAATAGACATACTATGGATCCTATCCATTCTAGGATTGACAGGCTTATTGGCAATGTGGACTGGTTCACTAAATACAGTGATTTAACTCTGAACATTCTACCCCCGAGTGTTTTAGATCATGCCCTGTTACTGCTGACAGCTAGGAACCAGATCAAAAGAGTAAGCAGATTCAAGTTCTATAATTTTGTCACTGATTTACCTGGTTATGAGGATGCTGTTAGAAATAGCTGGAATAAACCTCTTGATGGTAGTCATATGTTTAAAATGTTGAAAAAATTACAAAGACTGAAACCTGAGCTAAAGCATTTTAGCAAGGGACTGATCAACATGAAGCAACAATTGGATCAGGCTAGAAAAGATTTAGAGCAAGCCCAGATTGACCTCGGGTTAAACAATATGGATGGGAGTAGGGTCAGTAAGGTGAAAAAGTGTACAGAGGAAGTTATTAGACTTCATGACCTTGAGGAACAAATGCTGATCCAGAGGTCTAAAATAGATTGGCTAAGATTAAGTGATGATAACAACTCTTACTTTCATGCTTCTATCAAGGCCAAGCACAAGAGCAAGAGTATGAATATGCTGAAGAAATCTGATGGTAGTATGGTGTCTGAGCAGTCTAGCATCATGAGGGAAGTCATGCAATTCTATCAGCAACTTATGGGATCCAAGGATAATACTTTGCAGCATGTGGATATTGAGGCCATGAGAAGAGGTAAACAAGTCAGCCCTAGTCAAAGAGAATACCTCACTAGTGATGTTACTGAGAAGGAGATTTGGGATGCTTTGAAGGGCATAGGAGACCTTAAAGCCCCAGGCATCGATGGCTATGGCTCAAAAATTTTCAAGGCTAGCTGGAATATAGTCAAGCAGGATGTGATAGCAGCAGTCCAAGAATTTTTTGTCAAAGGAAAATTGTACAAAGCTTTTAATAGCGCAATTGTCACACTTATCCCTAAGCATGAACATGCTAATGAAGTGAAAGATTTCAGACCTATTGCTGGTTGTACAAGATTCTTCAAGATCATCTCTAAAGTCCTAACAAACAGATTAGGCAATGTGCTTCCAGACATAATTCATCAGAGTCAGGCAGCTTTTATGAAGGGCCAAGTTATTCAGAATCACATTTTGTTAGCTTTTGAGCTTATGAGAGGATATAACAGGAAAGGTGGAACACCCAGATGCATGCTTCAGATTGATCTTCAAAAAGCATACAACATGGTGGACTGGTCAGCTTTGGAAACTATACTGAGTGAGATAGGTTTGCCAAGTAAATTCATTAAGTGGATTATGTTGGGCACCACTACAGTCAGTTATAGATTCAATATTAATGGTGAATACTCAGAGATCTTGAAAGCAAGGAGAGGCATCAGACAGGGAGACTTAATCTCCCCACttttatttgttattatgatggaatatatgaatagagtGATGGCCAAGATGATCAACAAGTTAGATTTCAAATTTCATAGCAAATATGCAAAGCTGAATCTTACTCACCTTACATTTGCGGATGATATTCTGTTGTTTAGCAGGGGGGACAACAAATCCATTGAGATGCTCCTTGAAGCCTTCTCATCATTTTCTAAGTCTACTAGACTCATTGTCAACCCAAAGAAGTGTAAGGCCTTTTTTGGAGGTATGGATGATGCTGCCAAGACTGAGGTGATGAATTCTACAGGATACATGGAAGGGCATCTACCTATCAGGTATTTAGGCATTCCATTATCAAGTAAAAGACTGAATATGAGCCATTACCTACCTTTAATTGATAGAATTATCAGTAGGATAAAACACTGGACTACCAAATTACTGAGCATTGCTGGCAGGATCCAATTGGTAAAGAGTGTGGTTGCATCCATAGCTCAGTACTGGATGTTCAGCCTCCCATTGCCTGATTGTGTCATCAAGAAGCTTGACTCTATCTGTAGGACATTCATATGGTCTGGAAAATGTACCCCTAGCAAGAAAAGCCCTGTGGCTTGGCAGAAAGTTTGTAGACCACTCAAGCATGGAGGACTGAACATTCTTGACTTGAAAACATGGAACACTGTGGCTCTCCTAAAATGCCTTTGGAACATCAGTATGGAAGGTGATAGCCTATGGGTAAAATGGATTCACACATACTACCTAAAGGGTAGAGATATTATGCATGACAATCATGGCAAGAATTGTACTTGGATCCTAAAGAACATCATGGCTAAAAGAGAAGAGCTAGGTAACATTGAGAATGTCCGGCACAGTATGATTGCACAAGGTAAATTCAAAATGATGAAGGTTTATGAAGTACTGAAGCAAGAAAGTAATACTGTAGACTGGTATCACATGATGTCCCATAATTTTGCTAGACCTAGAGCCAAAGAAATCCTTTGGCTGGCCTGTCAAGATAGATTACCAACAAAAACAAGATTGAAAAAGTTTGGTATGTTGCATCAGTCCTATTGTGAGCTATGCAAAGATGCTGAAGAAGACCGCGACCATGTATTGTTTGACTGTAAGGAAACTAGATGCATCTGGACCTCTGTTCTTGAATGGATGAATGTGCAGAAGGCTAGCAGAATGGATTTCAACTGGATAAAGAGCAAAACTAAAGGCAAAGGCTGGAAAATGGGAGTGCTCAAGGGTGTTATAACTGAAACATGTTATGGCATTTGGATGTATAGAAACTCTAAGATTTTTGGTGATGAGGGGATAGCTAGAGACATTCATTTTGTAACTAGAAATATTATAGATTCTATTGTCTATAGAGGGTGGATGAAACTCAAATATAGGACCCATTATAGTTAATAATCTCATGTAATTAGGCTCAATTTATGGCTTTTAGCCCTGTTTTGTAATTgttctttgaaataaataaaagcttttatttcaaaatgataaaattaatacaaattttgacatagaaatcaaattttgaatatttttttcaaggaactttttatAATGTTATAAACATGTCAGTAAAATGatcatttaaaaatacacatcggtttaacaacagggactaaaactgcgtgcataataattttgtgggaaccatgtcattttttttttttgaatcaataaaATATGTAGATTAATTCAAAAGCAAGAAAGTACAAGAATCCTAAACAAAACCTAGACTACACTGTTACATCATCAATTGGGCAGTGTAATCcctatattttttcttttgccaTCATCCCTATGTTaccatgtcatttttttaatagggactaaaaacaattttttttaattttatagggaccaaaaacttatttattgAAATATATATCCCCATGTAATATCATTATTATAAATAGGGTTAATATGTTTTTCGTccatataaatatctcaaattacatttttagtccctataaaaaaatgacatattttagtccctacaaaatgtTTGTgaattcaattttagtccctgttattttctaaaattttaaaaactgtttaactacccttaaacttttaaatttttaaataattttttcctacgtgtttagaatactataaaatgtttatttaccaaattatagaatttttttaaaatgagaagaattaaatataattttttaaaatttcaaaagataatgataaaattaatgcaaattttgacatagaaatcaaattttgaattcttttttttcgaggaactttttataaTGTTATAAACATGTCAGTAAAATGATCATTTAAAATTGCACATCAGTTAAACAacagggactaaaactacgtgcataataattctGTGGGaaccaaaacatgtcatttttttaatagggaccaaaaacaattttttaaaattttatagggaccaaaaacttatttattgatgtatatatatatatatatatatatatatatatatatatatatatgtatatatatatatataataattaaagagTTAAGTATGTTTTTAGTCTCTCTAAATATTAACTATTTCACTTTTAGTCCtaaaaaaattttcttcaaagaatcgTCCTCTTAATATTTATTGTCCACACTTTTGGTACCTGACGTTAAATCTgtctaacagaatatgacatgaCAGGACAATTGACAAATTTTATGTAATGTTCCCAGTTTAAGTGATGACTAGGGTAGAGAGGGGCGGAGCCAATGCCCGGCTAGCTTGGGCATCTGCCTGGGCTCTTTCTCGATTCGACCTCACAATAGTAATAATTTCTTGGACTCATTTAGATTCACGTATAGTTTTAGTTTAGTCGTGATTTCTTTCTAGCAAGTATCGGTTCAGCTTTGGTGTTAACTAGGTTCGCTTATTTTGAGGTTTTGCGAAACAAGGTTTTGTATTGGTTCGTGTTTGCATTTTGGTTCTGTTAAAACAACGAGGAGAAGATTATACAGATTTTGATCGTGCTCACGAAGTGTTCGACGAAATGCCTCCACCGATTTCTTCCcttttcttctacttttattttgattttttgtgaTGGGATGTTGAATTGTTATACTATTGATGATGCAGCTCGTGAATTGATCATTGTGTTGCTGTTATTGCTGTTTTGAAACTCACACGCCACATGTTCGATGAAATGCATAGGTTGGTTTCTCGCTTCTTTCTCTTGTTTTGGTTATGCTTATTGGTTCTAGTCATTTATGTATTTATATTAAAGCTTCAAAGCTAAGTCGGTATCAGGATTGAACTGTGTCGCTCTCCCAAACACAACATAGATCTGGTACAAATCTAATTCCTTCTATTTATACAAACTTAACAGCAATGTCTCATTTTTATTTCCTAACATTCTAATAATAATGTATCTCTATTTTCAATTTTCATTCAAAACAATGGGGAAGTAAAAGCAGAAGAAGAAACACTAGAATGCTATCTCTACTATGCATTGTTCTTGTATTAGTAATTGTCTCTTTGGTACAAGCAGAAGATGATTATAAATTCTACACATGGATAGTGACTTTTGGAACTCTTTCTCCTCTTGGTACTCTCCACCAAGTGAGTAACCAAATTGCTTTTTATTAGATTTAGTAACTTTTATAGAAAATATTCTTATTCTAACTTTTTTTTGTGATTACGTTTTGTAGGTTATTCTGACTAATGGTCAATTTCCTGCTCCTAGACTTGATTTGGTAACTAATAATGTGTTTCTCAACCTTGTCTATAAGCTAGATGAACCATTTTTACTCACATGGTGAGGTTTTATTATATAtgcttattttttgttttccatTTGTTCACATTATCTGTTTGTGAAATTTCCTATGAGAATAATGTTGGGAATATGATAAATTAGGAACGACATTAAACAAAGGAAGAATTCATGGCAAGATGGAGTTTTGGGAACCAACTGTCTTATTCCTCCAAACTCAAACTATACTTACAAGTTTCAAACTAAGGATCGGATTAGAACTTATATTTATTTTCCATCAACTAAAATGCATTAAGCCGCCAGATGATTTGGAGGACTCAATGTTTATCGTAGATCTGTTATCCCGATTCCTTATCCAAATTTGATATAGAAAAGATCCAATTTGATATAGAAAAGACCACTCCTGAACCAAATATGGGAATCCAAGTGAATCCCTCAAACAATTATCAGGTAACATTAATGTATCCTATTTTAATGTATAATGTAGTGtttttcttgaattaaagtgtctATAGTTTATAAACCTGCAGTTATATGATGGATTCACTACAAAAAAAGCGCCTTATTTGCGGAGGTTTTTAACCCATTctgcgggggtttttaacctcctcAGATTGTTTTGCGGGAGTTATTA includes these proteins:
- the LOC131619814 gene encoding uncharacterized protein LOC131619814 — encoded protein: MKSGTRGKRGRGRPPKAAPPSPVSQPTPLSSENKQSTSEMENPDFLSSDTSRTRKEEEQETVLVEDKDEDSETLIEGKSKKAPQTEPKKIEERKLWVDVLAENRNLAKGLSMQYVAPTVTSEGIEIEIEEDDIASEVQYWETTLILYAMGEELSMNMVKNFMEKTWSFVKLPDMFYHDEGYFILQFKSHEDMDAVLMRGPYTLRNISLMLREWKADFNLKRDMLRTLPLWVKLPKLPLHLWGAKSLSKIGSAIGVPLVTDECTTTKLRVSYARLLIEVDITKEMVKEIAIKDCEGGN